The following are encoded together in the Acidobacteriota bacterium genome:
- a CDS encoding PAS domain-containing protein has product MEDFTRKINLVIAFRAVMIPLIFVTVYFTNEFGVPQGVVADVFYPAMTFFFFLNAFWVFLNRLPDYSHHALLFAHVLCDILMIAFTVFSTGGIETPFPLLYILVIMYSSLFLDFYGILVVTGLTCLAHLFTLGLLLFGVFSTRSPLPAKSFILSAEVSILGNVIVGMLTGFLQERLKRARLRVEQQFSRIQDLNEYNTYILDNIRSGLLTTDCDFNVVKINQMGTRLLNREPEAILGRNAMELFRLTPDEQGLVDFSPHEQKAVRVEKWLEVNNEDSLFVGLSISPILIRNEVNGYIFIFQDLTDIKKLENEIEIQKRMAAIGNLSAAIAHEIRNPLASMTGSIQVLKKQLELTASQRHLMDIILRESHRLDRIIANFLQFAAFRKFSPREFDMAALIRETIFLFQNSPEFRPDHRVRLECPDGEIQMVGDPDQLKQVFWNLCSNAVKAMPRGGLIGITCSREGRAVRLNFRDEGRGMAPEEIQHLFEPFQSRFPGGLGLGMAIVYRIITDHGGKVDVQSTPGKGTTFSLSIPLTGKKTPGEEAKK; this is encoded by the coding sequence ATGGAAGACTTTACACGGAAGATCAACCTGGTCATCGCCTTCCGGGCGGTCATGATCCCGCTGATCTTCGTGACCGTTTACTTCACCAACGAGTTCGGGGTGCCCCAGGGAGTCGTCGCGGACGTCTTCTACCCGGCGATGACTTTCTTCTTCTTCCTGAACGCCTTCTGGGTCTTCCTCAACCGCCTGCCCGATTACTCCCACCACGCCTTGCTCTTCGCCCACGTCCTGTGCGACATCCTGATGATCGCCTTCACCGTGTTCTCCACCGGGGGGATCGAGACCCCCTTCCCGCTCCTCTACATCCTGGTCATCATGTACTCCAGCCTCTTCCTGGATTTTTACGGGATCCTCGTCGTCACCGGCCTCACCTGCCTCGCTCACCTGTTCACCCTCGGCCTTCTGCTGTTCGGGGTTTTCTCCACGCGCAGCCCGCTGCCCGCGAAGTCCTTCATCCTCTCCGCCGAGGTGTCCATCCTGGGGAACGTCATCGTCGGGATGCTGACGGGCTTCCTCCAGGAGCGCCTCAAGCGGGCCCGGCTTCGCGTGGAGCAGCAGTTCAGCCGAATCCAGGACCTCAACGAGTACAACACATACATCCTGGACAACATCCGCAGCGGCCTGCTGACCACCGACTGCGATTTCAACGTCGTCAAGATCAACCAGATGGGGACACGCCTCCTGAACCGGGAGCCCGAGGCCATCCTGGGGAGGAACGCCATGGAGCTGTTTCGCCTCACCCCGGACGAGCAGGGCCTGGTGGACTTCTCCCCCCACGAGCAGAAAGCGGTCCGCGTGGAGAAGTGGCTCGAGGTGAACAACGAGGATTCCCTGTTCGTGGGGCTGTCCATCTCGCCCATCCTGATCCGGAACGAGGTGAACGGGTACATCTTCATCTTCCAGGACCTGACGGACATCAAGAAGCTCGAGAACGAAATCGAGATTCAGAAGCGCATGGCGGCCATCGGCAACCTGTCGGCCGCCATCGCCCACGAGATCCGGAACCCCCTGGCGTCCATGACCGGGTCGATCCAGGTGCTCAAGAAGCAACTGGAGCTGACGGCGTCCCAGCGGCACCTGATGGACATCATCCTGCGCGAGTCCCACCGGCTGGACCGGATCATCGCCAACTTCCTCCAATTCGCGGCCTTCCGGAAATTCTCCCCCCGGGAATTCGACATGGCCGCGCTGATCCGGGAGACGATCTTCCTGTTCCAGAACAGCCCCGAGTTCCGTCCGGATCACCGGGTCCGGCTGGAATGCCCCGACGGCGAGATCCAGATGGTCGGCGACCCCGACCAGCTCAAGCAGGTGTTCTGGAACCTCTGTTCCAATGCCGTCAAGGCCATGCCCCGGGGCGGGCTGATCGGGATCACCTGTTCCCGCGAAGGGCGCGCGGTCCGCCTGAACTTCCGCGACGAGGGGCGCGGCATGGCGCCGGAAGAGATCCAGCACCTGTTCGAGCCTTTCCAGAGCCGCTTCCCCGGCGGGCTCGGGCTGGGGATGGCCATCGTGTACCGCATCATCACCGACCACGGCGGGAAGGTGGATGTCCAGAGCACCCCCGGGAAAGGGACCACGTTCTCCCTGTCGATCCCGTTGACCGGGAAAAAGACCCCCGGCGAGGAGGCGAAGAAGTGA
- a CDS encoding sigma-54-dependent Fis family transcriptional regulator, whose protein sequence is MNLLIVDDEQSMRELLEIVFREEGYGVLTASSLESAYEAVRKNDVDIVVSDLKLSDGTGMDLLQTLREEKPEILFILITAYASADSAIDALKYGAFDYVTKPFDVEELKGIVHNAVERSVQVQSSPHLPPGENAPPRIVGISPAMLKIYKTIGVVAPTDSTILLTGESGTGKEMIARVIHDSSPRKGFSFVSINCGSLPETLLESELFGYMKGAFTGAFANKKGLFEEAHRGTLLLDEIAETSLAMQVKLLRAIQEKRIRRLGSTEEIPVDVRIIAATNKDLAGQIRKGAFREDLYYRIAVIPIHLPPIRERREDIPQLANYFLQRFSRKLSKDLKGFERAAMEKLMAHEWKGNVRELENVVERAVALETTDMIQLERLPEEVVLSGRVSMEEFIPQSELPEEGLNIDHYLEAIERRLILKALERTGGVQIKAAKVLQISYRSFIHRMHKLGINLP, encoded by the coding sequence GTGAACCTGTTGATCGTGGACGACGAGCAGAGCATGCGGGAACTCCTGGAGATCGTCTTCCGGGAGGAAGGGTACGGGGTCCTGACCGCTTCCAGCCTCGAGAGCGCCTACGAGGCGGTCCGGAAGAACGACGTGGACATCGTGGTGTCCGACCTCAAGCTCTCGGACGGGACCGGCATGGACCTGCTCCAGACGCTTCGCGAGGAGAAGCCCGAGATCCTCTTCATCCTCATCACGGCGTACGCCTCGGCGGACAGCGCCATCGACGCCCTCAAGTACGGGGCGTTCGACTACGTCACCAAGCCCTTCGACGTCGAGGAACTGAAGGGCATCGTGCACAACGCCGTCGAGCGTTCGGTCCAGGTGCAGAGCTCGCCCCACCTCCCCCCCGGGGAGAACGCGCCGCCGAGGATCGTGGGGATCTCCCCGGCCATGCTGAAGATCTACAAGACCATCGGCGTCGTCGCCCCCACCGACAGCACCATCCTCCTCACCGGCGAAAGCGGTACGGGGAAGGAGATGATCGCCCGCGTCATCCACGATTCGAGCCCCCGGAAGGGGTTCTCGTTCGTCTCCATCAACTGCGGGTCACTGCCCGAGACCCTCCTGGAGAGCGAGCTGTTCGGGTACATGAAGGGGGCTTTCACCGGGGCTTTCGCCAACAAGAAAGGGCTCTTCGAGGAAGCGCACCGGGGGACGCTCCTCCTGGACGAGATCGCCGAGACCTCGCTGGCCATGCAGGTGAAACTCCTGCGGGCCATCCAGGAGAAGCGGATCCGGAGGCTCGGCAGCACGGAGGAGATCCCCGTGGACGTGCGGATCATCGCGGCCACCAACAAGGACCTCGCCGGGCAGATCCGCAAGGGGGCCTTCCGGGAGGACCTCTACTACCGCATCGCCGTGATCCCCATCCACCTGCCCCCCATCCGGGAACGGCGGGAGGACATCCCCCAGCTCGCCAACTACTTCCTCCAGCGGTTCAGCCGCAAGCTCAGCAAGGACCTCAAGGGTTTCGAGCGGGCGGCGATGGAGAAGCTGATGGCCCACGAGTGGAAGGGCAACGTCCGGGAGCTCGAGAACGTCGTCGAGCGGGCGGTCGCCCTCGAGACCACCGACATGATCCAGCTCGAACGGCTCCCGGAGGAGGTGGTGCTGTCCGGCCGCGTGTCCATGGAGGAGTTCATCCCCCAGTCGGAACTCCCGGAGGAAGGCCTCAACATCGACCACTACCTGGAGGCCATCGAGCGCAGGCTCATCCTCAAGGCCCTGGAGCGGACCGGCGGCGTCCAGATCAAGGCGGCCAAGGTCCTGCAGATCTCCTACCGGAGCTTCATACACCGGATGCACAAGCTGGGGATCAATCTCCCGTGA
- the yidC gene encoding membrane protein insertase YidC, with protein sequence MEKRMIGAIALCFLAYILFMYLYPPPKADETASPAKAAAAVTQAAEPAPVAAAVTAPSTPEAQPAAPGAPAPAAPAPAPAPAGAPAAPAVPDSVAAARKVQVADPLFELSLDNRGGVIEHFTLKRYQDGGKNVDLILDPSFQKEKLAPAERFLGLSFPEGAVENRVSYALNADPYTVTEEDKPRPHPVTGASEPCRTVVLALTRSGVTARKELSVWKESYVLRLKTSVTRGATPIPHYVRLGPGLTNLDLIPSDPSQLPPHAVFYHGDAAHPVMGEAIGRFKRQTGQISWAGVQNKYFAAVAIPAAPFGEVLLENRVLSFKQKETEEAKPVHLVTTLVPGGDTFLFMGPKAYDVLSGIRSDLAQTIDYGMFSFIVKPLYYVMKYLQASIPNMGLCLITLTLVITLALFPLRFHQMKSMKKMQVIQPQMKAIQARYRGKKSAQDRQNMNQEMMALYKEAGVNPMGGCLPLLAQLPFLFAFYNLVSQSIEFWRQPFVLWIRDLSMADPTWITPILMGASMVIQMKQTPQAPGQDNRTQKMMMYVMPVIMTFMFISLSSGLVIYFLFSNIFAWGMQVIADKFMKTPKVELASAPAGRPRKNR encoded by the coding sequence ATGGAAAAACGAATGATTGGCGCCATCGCCCTGTGCTTTTTGGCCTACATCCTCTTCATGTACCTCTACCCGCCGCCCAAGGCCGACGAGACGGCGTCCCCGGCCAAGGCGGCCGCCGCCGTGACGCAAGCCGCCGAGCCCGCGCCGGTGGCGGCGGCCGTGACCGCCCCGTCGACCCCGGAGGCCCAGCCGGCCGCGCCGGGCGCCCCGGCCCCGGCCGCCCCCGCGCCCGCCCCGGCCCCGGCAGGCGCCCCGGCGGCCCCGGCCGTGCCGGACTCCGTCGCCGCCGCCCGGAAGGTCCAGGTCGCGGACCCCCTCTTCGAGCTGTCCCTCGACAACCGGGGCGGGGTCATCGAGCACTTCACCCTCAAGCGATACCAGGACGGCGGGAAGAACGTGGACCTGATCCTGGACCCGTCGTTCCAGAAGGAGAAGCTGGCGCCGGCCGAACGCTTCCTCGGGCTGTCCTTTCCCGAGGGGGCCGTGGAAAACCGGGTGAGCTATGCCCTCAACGCCGACCCCTACACCGTCACCGAGGAGGACAAGCCCCGGCCCCACCCCGTCACCGGCGCCTCGGAGCCGTGCCGGACGGTGGTCCTGGCCCTGACCCGCTCGGGCGTGACGGCGCGGAAGGAACTCTCCGTCTGGAAAGAGAGCTACGTCCTGCGGCTGAAGACCTCGGTGACCCGGGGGGCGACGCCGATCCCGCACTACGTCCGACTGGGGCCGGGCCTCACCAACCTCGACCTGATCCCCTCGGACCCGTCCCAGCTGCCGCCCCACGCCGTCTTCTACCACGGCGACGCGGCCCACCCCGTCATGGGGGAGGCCATCGGCCGCTTCAAGCGGCAGACCGGGCAGATCTCCTGGGCCGGGGTCCAGAACAAGTACTTCGCCGCCGTCGCCATCCCCGCCGCCCCGTTCGGGGAAGTCCTCCTCGAGAACCGCGTCCTTTCCTTCAAACAGAAGGAGACCGAGGAAGCCAAGCCCGTCCACCTGGTCACCACCCTGGTGCCCGGGGGCGACACCTTCCTCTTCATGGGGCCCAAGGCGTACGACGTCCTGTCGGGCATCCGGAGCGACCTGGCCCAGACCATCGACTACGGGATGTTCTCGTTCATCGTCAAGCCCCTCTACTACGTCATGAAGTACCTCCAGGCCTCCATCCCCAACATGGGGCTCTGCCTGATCACCCTCACCCTCGTCATCACCCTGGCGCTCTTCCCCCTGCGCTTCCACCAGATGAAGAGCATGAAGAAGATGCAGGTGATCCAGCCCCAGATGAAGGCCATCCAGGCCAGGTACCGCGGGAAGAAGAGCGCCCAGGACCGGCAGAACATGAACCAGGAGATGATGGCGCTTTACAAGGAGGCGGGCGTCAACCCCATGGGCGGGTGCCTGCCCCTGCTGGCCCAGCTCCCCTTCCTGTTCGCCTTCTACAACCTGGTGAGCCAGTCCATCGAGTTCTGGCGGCAGCCCTTCGTCCTCTGGATCCGTGACCTCTCCATGGCCGACCCCACCTGGATCACCCCGATTCTCATGGGCGCCAGCATGGTCATCCAGATGAAGCAGACCCCCCAGGCGCCCGGGCAGGACAACCGGACCCAGAAAATGATGATGTACGTCATGCCCGTGATCATGACCTTCATGTTCATCTCCCTCTCCAGCGGCCTGGTCATCTACTTCCTGTTCAGCAACATCTTCGCCTGGGGGATGCAGGTGATCGCCGACAAGTTCATGAAGACGCCCAAGGTGGAGCTGGCCTCCGCCCCGGCGGGCCGGCCGCGGAAGAACCGATAG
- the mnmE gene encoding tRNA uridine-5-carboxymethylaminomethyl(34) synthesis GTPase MnmE, producing MPPFDPARFADTIAAPVTPPGRGGVSMVRVSGRRAREILERVFRPAPATLPAPPGAGPREGPAFVPRARHATLGTVIDPSDGRPVDQALALWFPAPRSYTGEDVAELSFHGSPVLVGHVMEVILAAGARPADPGEFTRRAFVNGRLDLCQAEAVRALTESGTRLQAELARKQMGGETAALVRPLKERLLDLVVRLETLVEFDEDQGGLAVPGDPRAELADLGERFARIERGFRFASLAGSGFTLVLAGRPNAGKSTLFNALLGRERAIVTEFPGTTRDALREDANLFGIPAVLVDTAGIRPPADPVESLSIDRTRQALAEADAVLFVADGSRPWGPDDEHAAEALPDAHRVVALAKSDLPPQLPRETLEKRFPGSRVIAVSSRTGENLAELRLALYRTILPEADLPDEGQGTLTSLRQQACIRGASDALAAGLRAVEAGHSEEYALAHLRRALAALDELTGQTAAADILDRIFSNFCVGK from the coding sequence ATGCCCCCCTTCGACCCGGCACGCTTCGCGGACACCATCGCCGCCCCGGTGACGCCGCCGGGGCGGGGGGGGGTGTCCATGGTCCGGGTCAGCGGGCGGCGGGCCCGCGAGATCCTGGAGCGGGTCTTCCGCCCCGCGCCCGCAACTCTTCCGGCCCCTCCGGGCGCCGGCCCGCGGGAGGGCCCCGCCTTCGTGCCCAGGGCCCGACACGCCACCCTGGGGACCGTGATCGACCCGTCGGACGGCCGCCCGGTGGACCAGGCGCTGGCCCTGTGGTTCCCCGCGCCGCGCTCCTACACGGGGGAGGACGTGGCGGAGCTGTCCTTCCACGGCTCCCCGGTCCTGGTGGGGCACGTCATGGAGGTGATCCTGGCCGCCGGCGCCCGCCCCGCCGACCCGGGCGAGTTCACCCGGCGGGCCTTCGTCAACGGCCGCCTGGACCTGTGCCAGGCGGAGGCGGTCCGGGCCCTGACCGAGTCCGGGACCCGCCTTCAGGCCGAGCTGGCCCGGAAACAGATGGGGGGGGAGACCGCCGCGCTCGTCCGGCCGCTCAAGGAGAGACTCCTCGACCTCGTCGTCCGGCTGGAGACCCTGGTGGAGTTCGACGAGGACCAGGGCGGCCTGGCGGTCCCCGGGGACCCGCGGGCGGAGCTGGCGGACCTGGGGGAGCGCTTCGCGCGGATCGAACGGGGGTTCCGCTTCGCGAGCCTGGCCGGGAGCGGTTTCACCCTGGTCCTGGCCGGCCGCCCCAACGCCGGGAAGTCCACCCTGTTCAACGCGCTCCTGGGGCGGGAGCGGGCCATCGTCACCGAGTTCCCCGGCACGACGCGGGACGCCCTTCGCGAGGACGCGAACCTCTTCGGCATCCCCGCGGTGCTGGTGGACACCGCGGGCATCCGTCCCCCCGCCGACCCCGTGGAATCCCTCAGCATCGATCGCACGCGGCAGGCCCTGGCCGAAGCCGACGCGGTGCTCTTCGTCGCGGACGGTTCGAGGCCCTGGGGCCCCGACGACGAACACGCCGCCGAGGCGCTCCCCGACGCCCACCGGGTCGTGGCCCTGGCCAAGTCAGACCTCCCGCCGCAGCTCCCGCGGGAAACGCTCGAGAAGCGGTTCCCGGGAAGCCGGGTCATCGCCGTGTCCTCCCGCACCGGGGAAAACCTCGCCGAACTCCGCCTCGCCCTCTACCGGACCATCCTCCCGGAAGCGGACCTCCCGGACGAGGGGCAGGGGACCCTGACCTCCCTCCGTCAGCAGGCGTGCATCCGCGGGGCTTCGGATGCGCTGGCCGCGGGCCTCCGGGCCGTGGAGGCGGGCCACTCCGAGGAGTATGCCCTCGCTCACCTCCGGCGCGCCCTTGCCGCCCTCGACGAACTGACCGGTCAGACGGCGGCCGCCGACATTCTGGACCGCATTTTCTCGAATTTCTGCGTCGGGAAGTAA
- the pilB gene encoding type IV-A pilus assembly ATPase PilB has translation MTTKIGDLLLREKMISAEQLNKALEHQKKYGGKIGSILVEMQFITEDDITSVLSRQYGVPSINLDYFEVDADVVKLIPLETAQKYQVLPLSRVGNTLTIATTDPSNVFAMDDIKFMTGFNIEPVIASEGGIMRSIEKYYGTPHSIELKKVFDDLSIEKKKDEFDLELEEEQEQLDVDELQKSSEEAPIIRLVNLIMLDAIKKGASDIHIEAFEKELRVRMRIDGILYAIMSPPLKLKDALTSRIKIMSKMDIAEKRLPQDGRIKIKTTLDNKKLEIDFRVSCLPCIFGEKIVLRLLDKTKLMLDMTKLGMEPSTLASFETAICKPYGMVLVTGPTGSGKTNTLYSAVSRLNQVDVNIMTAEDPVEFNIVGVNQCQTHEAIGLTFAAALRSFLRQDPNIVLVGEIRDFETAEIAIKAALTGHLVLSTLHTNDAPSTVNRLLNMGIEPFLVSNSLLLIAAQRLIRRICNNCKVEDKIPKKTLIDIGFSPDEANSVVTYRGQGCDICNNTGYKGRLGLFEAMSISEEISELILIGASARELKRKAMEEGMITLRRSGLLKIKEGITTVEEVLRETVKD, from the coding sequence ATGACCACCAAGATCGGAGACCTGCTCCTCCGCGAGAAGATGATCTCCGCGGAGCAGCTCAACAAGGCCCTGGAGCACCAGAAGAAGTACGGTGGCAAGATCGGCAGCATCCTGGTGGAGATGCAGTTCATCACGGAAGACGACATCACCAGTGTGCTGAGCCGCCAGTACGGCGTTCCCTCCATCAACCTCGACTACTTCGAGGTCGATGCCGACGTGGTGAAGCTCATACCACTCGAAACGGCGCAGAAGTACCAGGTCCTGCCCCTGAGCCGGGTCGGGAACACCCTGACCATCGCCACCACGGACCCGTCCAACGTGTTCGCCATGGACGACATCAAGTTCATGACCGGCTTCAACATCGAGCCGGTCATCGCGTCCGAGGGCGGCATCATGCGGTCCATCGAGAAGTACTACGGGACGCCCCACTCCATCGAGCTCAAGAAGGTCTTCGACGACCTGAGCATCGAGAAGAAGAAGGACGAGTTCGACCTGGAGCTGGAGGAGGAACAGGAGCAGCTGGACGTCGACGAGCTGCAGAAGTCCAGCGAGGAAGCCCCCATCATCCGGCTGGTGAACCTGATCATGCTGGACGCCATCAAGAAGGGCGCGTCCGACATCCACATCGAGGCGTTCGAGAAGGAACTCCGGGTGCGCATGCGCATCGACGGCATCCTCTACGCCATCATGTCCCCCCCCCTGAAGCTGAAGGACGCCCTGACGTCGCGCATCAAGATCATGTCCAAGATGGACATCGCCGAGAAGCGCCTCCCCCAGGACGGCCGCATCAAGATCAAGACGACCCTGGACAACAAGAAGCTCGAGATCGACTTCCGCGTGTCCTGCCTCCCCTGCATCTTCGGGGAGAAAATCGTCCTCCGCCTGCTGGACAAGACCAAGCTCATGCTGGACATGACCAAGCTCGGCATGGAGCCCAGCACCCTGGCCTCCTTCGAGACGGCCATCTGCAAGCCCTACGGCATGGTGCTGGTGACGGGCCCGACGGGCAGCGGGAAGACCAACACGCTGTACTCGGCCGTCAGCCGGCTCAACCAGGTGGACGTGAACATCATGACCGCCGAGGACCCGGTGGAGTTCAACATCGTGGGCGTCAACCAGTGCCAGACCCACGAGGCCATCGGCCTCACCTTCGCCGCGGCGCTCCGCTCCTTCCTCCGGCAGGACCCCAACATCGTCCTGGTGGGCGAGATCCGCGACTTCGAGACGGCGGAAATCGCCATCAAGGCCGCCCTCACGGGCCACCTGGTGCTCAGCACGCTGCACACCAACGATGCGCCGTCCACCGTCAACCGCCTGCTCAACATGGGCATCGAGCCGTTCCTCGTCTCCAACAGCCTCCTGCTCATCGCGGCCCAGCGCCTCATCCGCCGGATCTGCAACAACTGCAAGGTCGAGGACAAGATCCCCAAGAAGACCCTCATCGACATCGGGTTCAGCCCCGACGAGGCGAACAGCGTCGTGACCTACCGAGGGCAGGGGTGCGACATCTGCAACAACACGGGCTACAAGGGCCGCCTGGGCCTTTTCGAGGCCATGTCCATCTCCGAGGAGATTTCCGAGCTGATCCTGATCGGGGCTTCCGCCCGCGAACTGAAGCGCAAGGCCATGGAGGAGGGGATGATCACCCTCCGCCGCAGCGGGCTCCTGAAAATCAAGGAGGGGATCACGACCGTCGAAGAAGTGCTTCGGGAAACCGTAAAAGACTGA
- a CDS encoding type IV pilus twitching motility protein PilT — translation MVSLPELLRKLKELQGSDLHLTTGTPPQVRIDGSLRPLDLPPLTAAETKRLAYSVLTDAQKHRLEENLELDFSFGVKDVSRFRGNIFYQRGAIAAVFRIIPFEIKSFEALGLPAPVTTLCEKPRGLILVTGPTGSGKSTTLATMIDKINRDRHEHIVTLEDPIEFLHPHRNCIVNQREILSDTHSFNNALRVVLRQDPDVVLVGEMRDLETIEAALRVAETGHLTLATLHTNTAISTINRIIDVFPAHQQQQIRTQLSMVLEGVLCQTLLPRQGGVGRCMAMEIMVPTSGIRNLIREDKIHQIYSAMQTGQEKHGMQTFNQSLASLYLGKQISLEMAMLKSPNPGELEDLIKRGVGVVHTAASAPTRPRPPIPPGGRS, via the coding sequence ATGGTATCACTTCCGGAATTGCTCAGAAAATTGAAGGAATTGCAGGGTTCGGACCTTCACCTGACCACCGGCACGCCCCCGCAGGTCCGCATCGACGGCTCCCTCCGCCCGCTCGACCTGCCCCCGCTGACGGCGGCCGAGACCAAGCGGCTGGCCTACAGCGTGCTGACGGACGCCCAGAAACACCGGCTGGAGGAGAACCTCGAGCTGGACTTCTCCTTCGGCGTCAAGGACGTGTCCCGGTTCCGGGGGAACATCTTCTACCAGCGCGGGGCCATCGCCGCGGTTTTCCGAATCATTCCCTTCGAAATCAAGAGTTTCGAAGCGCTCGGCCTCCCGGCGCCGGTGACGACCCTCTGCGAGAAGCCCCGCGGCCTCATCCTGGTCACGGGGCCGACGGGCAGCGGCAAGTCCACGACGCTGGCGACGATGATCGACAAGATCAACCGCGACCGCCACGAGCACATCGTGACGCTGGAGGACCCCATCGAGTTCCTCCACCCGCACCGGAACTGCATCGTCAACCAGCGCGAGATCCTCAGCGACACCCACTCCTTCAACAACGCGCTCCGCGTCGTGCTCCGGCAGGATCCCGACGTGGTCCTCGTGGGCGAGATGCGTGACCTCGAGACCATCGAGGCCGCCCTCCGCGTCGCCGAGACGGGCCACCTCACGCTGGCCACCCTTCACACGAACACCGCCATCAGCACCATCAACCGCATTATCGACGTGTTCCCGGCCCACCAGCAGCAGCAGATCCGGACCCAGCTCTCCATGGTGCTGGAAGGGGTCCTCTGCCAGACGCTCCTCCCCCGGCAGGGCGGCGTGGGGCGCTGCATGGCCATGGAGATCATGGTCCCCACCTCCGGTATCCGGAACCTGATCCGCGAGGACAAGATCCACCAGATCTACTCCGCCATGCAGACCGGCCAGGAAAAGCACGGCATGCAGACCTTCAACCAGTCCCTGGCGAGCTTATATCTCGGAAAACAGATTTCCCTGGAGATGGCGATGCTCAAATCGCCCAACCCGGGGGAATTGGAAGACCTGATCAAGAGGGGTGTCGGGGTGGTGCACACGGCTGCCTCGGCCCCGACCCGGCCCCGGCCGCCCATTCCTCCGGGCGGACGCTCGTAA
- a CDS encoding type II secretion system F family protein, with translation MPTFVFRGKHMVTNAIVSGERFAPNKQALMTMLRGEQINPISVKEKGKEIALPTLKKKVAERDIALFTRQFAVMIDSGLPLVQCLRILGTQQEKPAFQQVLFQIQRDVESGMSLADSLGKHPRVFDNLYVNMVAAGESGGILDLILKRLSAYMEKMVKLKSAIKSALIYPAVVMSVAVVAVFLLLWLVIPTFASLFTGLGAELPLPTKIVIALSNFIARFAWLVIILLGFAFYALKKWYETDGGKHAIDRFLLKIPVIGNLLMKIAISRFTKTLSTLITSGIPILEGLDITSRAAGNVIYEDAIKVIRKEVEAGKSLSGPMEESGRFPTMVIQMVSVGEQTGELDNMMDRVATFYEDEVDRAVANLMSLLEPILLVFLGATIGSIVVSMYLPMFALISKLAGSGAK, from the coding sequence ATGCCGACTTTCGTATTTCGCGGTAAACACATGGTGACGAATGCCATCGTCTCGGGGGAGCGGTTCGCGCCCAACAAGCAGGCCCTGATGACGATGCTGAGGGGGGAGCAGATCAACCCCATCAGCGTCAAGGAAAAGGGCAAGGAGATCGCGCTGCCGACCCTGAAGAAAAAGGTGGCGGAGAGGGACATCGCCCTCTTCACCCGCCAGTTCGCCGTCATGATCGATTCAGGCCTCCCCCTCGTGCAGTGCCTCCGCATCCTGGGGACCCAGCAGGAGAAACCGGCGTTCCAGCAGGTGCTCTTCCAGATCCAGCGGGACGTCGAGAGCGGCATGTCGCTGGCCGACTCGCTGGGCAAGCACCCGCGGGTCTTCGACAACCTCTACGTGAACATGGTGGCTGCGGGCGAGTCCGGCGGCATCCTCGACCTGATCCTCAAGCGGCTGTCCGCCTACATGGAGAAGATGGTCAAGCTCAAGAGCGCCATCAAGTCGGCCCTCATCTACCCCGCGGTGGTCATGAGCGTCGCGGTCGTGGCGGTCTTCCTCCTCCTCTGGCTGGTCATCCCCACGTTCGCCTCCCTCTTCACCGGCCTCGGCGCCGAACTGCCGCTCCCCACCAAGATCGTCATCGCGCTGTCCAACTTCATCGCGCGTTTCGCCTGGCTCGTCATCATCCTGCTCGGGTTCGCCTTCTACGCCCTGAAGAAATGGTACGAAACCGACGGCGGGAAGCACGCCATCGACCGCTTCCTCCTGAAGATCCCCGTCATCGGCAACCTGCTGATGAAAATCGCGATCTCCCGTTTCACCAAGACGCTCAGCACGCTCATCACCAGCGGCATCCCGATCCTCGAGGGGCTCGACATCACCTCCCGTGCCGCGGGCAACGTCATCTACGAAGACGCCATCAAGGTGATCCGCAAGGAAGTCGAGGCCGGGAAGTCCCTGTCCGGGCCCATGGAGGAGTCGGGGCGTTTCCCCACCATGGTCATCCAGATGGTCAGCGTCGGCGAGCAGACCGGCGAGCTGGACAACATGATGGACCGCGTCGCCACGTTTTACGAGGACGAGGTCGATCGTGCCGTCGCGAACCTCATGAGCCTCCTGGAACCCATCCTGCTGGTTTTCCTCGGGGCCACCATCGGGTCCATCGTCGTGTCCATGTACCTACCCATGTTCGCCCTCATCTCCAAACTGGCGGGTTCCGGCGCGAAGTGA